The genomic stretch ATCTGGCGGGTGCCGCCGATAATTTCGACAAATCTTGCAAGGACAATTGATTTTTCCATCAGGGGTTCTACAGTTACCAACTGCAAACTCCACGAACagtctacacccgtctctgtattccctggaacccctagactttgtcatccaactcttgtccatttttcgCTACGTACATAAATTACGAATCAATATAgaagacttaaaaaatatatacctcatttcaagcacatgcatatatataaacctaaatatttcaaccacgttaaaaatataaacctattatcatataggtttaaattttttatgtccaAATATAATGCATATTCAtgcgagtatatatatatatatatgcatttgttatatatgatcGAGGaccctaaaataattaaataactaggccaggttagttatttaattaatattcatatccaataatattcatggatatgaatttgttataaaaaataaggggATAGTACCAAAGTATGTATTCATTTGGAGTCTCTCTAAGTTTCACAATGTTTGCATTtttgccaaattttttttcaattaaatccATGGAATTCGAATTGAATCCTCACTACCATGAGAAtgtataacttacaaattaataagagatttaatttacgTCTCAATAAGTCTGAAATTAAATCTCTATACTTATCACCACGTACTACACGTACTTAATTAGAAGGtcaaatgattaaaattgaaataatgttgtataaattatttactaattaataagCCAACATTTTTCAgctaatcaaacaaaaaattaaaaaaaaaataaaacaagaagccACATTTAAAAAACGTCTTTTATTATGAAACAAAAACCTACCTACCATGAAAAACATCATCTAgcttgcatgcatgcatgtgcatatacAACCAACGTACAAtaactaaataatatatatatatataaataaaaaaacaaacaccttCATCAATTAATACAAACTCAATCAATCCAATATTGTATTAACCAAACATGATACCGATTCATGATATTTTACTACATAAATTTGATTAAAGaacacaataaatatatatataatattaaaacatgcagtatatataaaataaaactatatatatatatatatatatatatatacctgcaggagAGCGGCCGGACAACTGATCACGGAGGAGTTTCGCCGGGCGAACCGCCGGAGACGGCAACGGCGAAGTGATGGAGCACGCCGGAGATGAGGAGTGAGCTGGCCGGAGagagctgagagagagagagctgatgAGAGAGANNNNNNNNNNNNNNNNNNNNNNNNNNNNNNNNNNNNNNNNNNNNNNNNNNNNNNNNNNNNNNNNNNNNNNNNNNNNNNNNNNNNNNNNNNNNNNNNNNNNNNNNNNNNNNNNNNNNNNNNNNNNNNNNNNNNNNNNNNNNNNNNNNNNNNNNNNNNNNNNNNNNNNNNNNNNNNNNNNNNNNNNNNNNNNNNNNNNNNNNNNNNNNNNNNNNNNNtatatatatataaaatatgttttggaatgattggttttgtaaaacaaattttcaaaatcaaagctataaaaatgacatgtacgTACGTGTACGTCAAACCTAaattaaggatatatatatatatatataacattatccTATAATTTAGCTCGTTCATTAATTTGGAAtctacttaattaaaataataaaattaagtaacATTATTAGACATATTGAAGTAtgtaaatattaaataaacattgtataaacaaaaaaaacaaaacaaaacaaaacatgcaacacaaaataaaacaaaaataataataataattaattataatataattataataatgaaagaaaattgctgacgtgtttatttaacacgtcagcaatttctgacgtgttgggttaacacgtcagaaatttctgacgtgtctttTTGACGCGTCAGaaattgctgacgtgtcaaaaaggcacgtcagaaatttctgacgtgtcaaatattgacacgtcagaaattaatacattttaattttaattaaataaattgtttaaaaattatatttagctaaattttacTTACGTGTCgatttttaacacgtcagtaaatactgACGGGTTAATgctcacacgtcagaaaataattatCTTTAATTGCTTAACATAATTATCTTTAATTGTTATGCTCCCAAAATGCATGAGCCATTTCAAAACAATGGGATATGCCTGCTCAACCTTCATTCTAGCATAGTCACGCGCATTCAGTATTTTGGTTGTTAGAGTTACAAACAACGGTCTTTGCCTATCTAGCCATTCACTAGCTGCCTTTAAGACTGATAACGCTGACGCTCTCACACTTCTAACCACCAAATTATCTGAAAACTCAACATTTTCTATCACATTTCTAATATTCAAACCATTAAGCGAGAATGGCAGGCTACTTTTTGTATGTTTTCCACCTTGGTTAGTCCCATGTAGCATCCCATTTTCTTGTTCAGTTGAAGTTTCCATATTTCCAATGCAATCCCCTAAATCACTCCCAGAAGACATTGGTTGCTCTGGACCTCGCATTGCATCCATCCCTTGCTTCTCTGTCCCTGAAAGGTTCTCagattttttttcactttggttCTCATCTAATGCATAATTGGTTTTACTCACAGTCTCTCCAAACTTGCTTGGCTGGTTACTGTTTGGGAGTTCTTCTCCTGGAAAAACCTTCACTTCACATGCTTTTCCGCGCCCTTTCGTATTTGTTGGATTACCCCCTGAAGCTGAACCTCTTCTTTTGTGGTTTAATGTATGGTGATCTAACCCATTCTTCTGTTGATTACCTTTCCGAGCCATGAAGTAATAAATCTTGTTGTATTCCTTTAAGGAAAGGTCAAATTAAGTATTATCTGATTCCACAAAAAGAGCCATAGGCTAGCTAGGGTGAGAAGCATAACCTGTCAACAAAGAATGCGAAGAGGTTAGCAAATATGCAAAATCAGActgcaaaaaaagaaagaaacaaatcaTATATGCATAATGAATCAGGTTGAGAACAATGAAAGTAACACTAGTGCAAATATTTTCTATACATCTAGAgataaatctaatagtaatgCTCCATACACCCAGAGGGCATGTAAAAATTAAGAACCCCATAATTTTTAGGCTCATCAAGTAAATCTAGTCCATAAATCCACATAGAAAGAATAGTCCTCAGCATCCAAAACTACACTGTCATGTCAAAAATGattcatttttatatcactATATCaaaaaaccttttatttatatatatatatataagtgaagcATCAAATAGACTACAAAAACCCAATTTGAATGCAGGACAAGGTGTTTCCTCATCTCTACTCCTCCAAATGTTCCCCATCAAACAAGCAGGCACCACCCTCCACACCACATGACCTTCCCCATTACAAAACCTTCCACCCCCAAAAAAGCAAAAGTCTTGAGGATAAGGTGTTACCTCCATATCAAGTGTAAGAAGACCCAACCTCGTAATTCACAGAATAAGTGGTACTAGCAGCATGAAACCCTCATGATATGAGGGCCACCATTTTGCATCTTAACACCAACCCATGATTGATGGCAAGCCCCCTACTACAAAAGGGCTAATTTCTCTAATGCCTACATATATTCTACATAAGGAAAGATAATTTTAGTCAGTTGGAAAAGGGGATCAACATTGAATGGTAATAGAATCCTGATGAATAAAAAGCAACCAACCCAGCTAATTCGGAACTACCCATACC from Corylus avellana chromosome ca1, CavTom2PMs-1.0 encodes the following:
- the LOC132191921 gene encoding uncharacterized protein LOC132191921 → MARKGNQQKNGLDHHTLNHKRRGSASGGNPTNTKGRGKACEVKVFPGEELPNSNQPSKFGETVSKTNYALDENQSEKKSENLSGTEKQGMDAMRGPEQPMSSGSDLGDCIGNMETSTEQENGMLHGTNQGGKHTKSSLPFSLNGLNIRNVIENVEFSDNLVVRSVRASALSVLKAASEWLDRQRPLFVTLTTKILNARDYARMKVEQAYPIVLKWLMHFGSITIKDNYVKQLKIIIF